A section of the Girardinichthys multiradiatus isolate DD_20200921_A chromosome 5, DD_fGirMul_XY1, whole genome shotgun sequence genome encodes:
- the pld6 gene encoding mitochondrial cardiolipin hydrolase isoform X1, translated as MSLSRMVATETLAGLMSLMWSVKVVGLGVVAFSLSLELLGWLLGRLRHKRSLNKVLFFPSEVACVEHLFSPNSARACICPLPHGVETSFSRLLCHILSATSSLDLCVFSFSNMDLSRAVLLLHKKAVTIRVLSDKDYSAITGSQIGILRKAGICVRCDVGSAYMHHKFAVVDGRLLITGSLNWTLTAVQSNFENILITEEAELVQPFIKEFHRLWVLNDPARFYKNLISDDEH; from the exons ATGTCCCTCTCCCGCATGGTGGCGACAGAAACTCTGGCAGGTTTG ATGTCACTGATGTGGAGCGTGAAGGTGGTCGGCCTGGGAGTGGTGGCATTCTCTCTGAGTCTGGAGCTGCTTGGCTGGCTCTTGGGTCGCCTCAGACACAAAAGATCCCTTAACAAGGTCCTCTTCTTCCCCTCAGAGGTGGCCTGCGTGGAGCATTTGTTCAGTCCAAATTCAGCTCG CGCATGTATCTGTCCGCTGCCACATGGTGTAGAGACATCTTTCTCTCGTCTCCTCTGCCACATCCTCTCTGCCACCTCCTCTCTGgacttgtgtgttttttctttttccaacatGGACCTGAGTAGAGCTGTACTACTGCTGCATAAAAAGGCTGTAACTATCCGAGTCCTGAGTGACAAGGACTATTCTGCCATCACTGGCTCTCAAATAGGGATTCTCCGTAAGGCTG GCATCTGCGTTCGATGCGATGTAGGCTCTGCATACATGCACCACAAGTTTGCAGTGGTGGACGGCCGGCTCCTCATCACCGGCTCCCTCAACTGGACGTTGACAGCAGTGCAGAGCAACTTTGAGAACATCCTCATCACGGAGGAGGCAGAGCTTGTCCAGCCCTTCATCAAGGAGTTCCACCGGTTATGGGTGCTCAATGATCCAGCCCGATTCTATAAGAACCTGATTAGCGATGACGAACACTGA
- the pld6 gene encoding mitochondrial cardiolipin hydrolase isoform X2 — protein MSLSRMVATETLMSLMWSVKVVGLGVVAFSLSLELLGWLLGRLRHKRSLNKVLFFPSEVACVEHLFSPNSARACICPLPHGVETSFSRLLCHILSATSSLDLCVFSFSNMDLSRAVLLLHKKAVTIRVLSDKDYSAITGSQIGILRKAGICVRCDVGSAYMHHKFAVVDGRLLITGSLNWTLTAVQSNFENILITEEAELVQPFIKEFHRLWVLNDPARFYKNLISDDEH, from the exons ATGTCCCTCTCCCGCATGGTGGCGACAGAAACTCTG ATGTCACTGATGTGGAGCGTGAAGGTGGTCGGCCTGGGAGTGGTGGCATTCTCTCTGAGTCTGGAGCTGCTTGGCTGGCTCTTGGGTCGCCTCAGACACAAAAGATCCCTTAACAAGGTCCTCTTCTTCCCCTCAGAGGTGGCCTGCGTGGAGCATTTGTTCAGTCCAAATTCAGCTCG CGCATGTATCTGTCCGCTGCCACATGGTGTAGAGACATCTTTCTCTCGTCTCCTCTGCCACATCCTCTCTGCCACCTCCTCTCTGgacttgtgtgttttttctttttccaacatGGACCTGAGTAGAGCTGTACTACTGCTGCATAAAAAGGCTGTAACTATCCGAGTCCTGAGTGACAAGGACTATTCTGCCATCACTGGCTCTCAAATAGGGATTCTCCGTAAGGCTG GCATCTGCGTTCGATGCGATGTAGGCTCTGCATACATGCACCACAAGTTTGCAGTGGTGGACGGCCGGCTCCTCATCACCGGCTCCCTCAACTGGACGTTGACAGCAGTGCAGAGCAACTTTGAGAACATCCTCATCACGGAGGAGGCAGAGCTTGTCCAGCCCTTCATCAAGGAGTTCCACCGGTTATGGGTGCTCAATGATCCAGCCCGATTCTATAAGAACCTGATTAGCGATGACGAACACTGA
- the LOC124868267 gene encoding transcription elongation factor 1 homolog translates to MGRRKSKRKPPPKKKMTGDLETQFTCPFCNHEKSCDVKMERSRNTGVISCSVCLEEFQTPITYLSEPVDVYSDWIDACEVANQ, encoded by the exons ATGGGTCGACGCAAATCAAAAAGAAAGCCTCCTCCAAAGAAGAAGATGACAGGGGATCTGGAAACTCAGTTCACCTGCCCCTTCTGCAACCACGAGAAGTCATGTgatgtcaaaat GGAGAGAAGCAGGAACACTGGGGTAATATCCTGCTCTGTCTGCTTGGAGGAGTTCCAGACTCCCATTACCT ATCTGTCGGAGCCTGTAGATGTGTACAGTGACTGGATAGATGCCTGCGAAGTAGCCAATCAGTAG
- the pld6 gene encoding mitochondrial cardiolipin hydrolase isoform X3, with product MSLMWSVKVVGLGVVAFSLSLELLGWLLGRLRHKRSLNKVLFFPSEVACVEHLFSPNSARACICPLPHGVETSFSRLLCHILSATSSLDLCVFSFSNMDLSRAVLLLHKKAVTIRVLSDKDYSAITGSQIGILRKAGICVRCDVGSAYMHHKFAVVDGRLLITGSLNWTLTAVQSNFENILITEEAELVQPFIKEFHRLWVLNDPARFYKNLISDDEH from the exons ATGTCACTGATGTGGAGCGTGAAGGTGGTCGGCCTGGGAGTGGTGGCATTCTCTCTGAGTCTGGAGCTGCTTGGCTGGCTCTTGGGTCGCCTCAGACACAAAAGATCCCTTAACAAGGTCCTCTTCTTCCCCTCAGAGGTGGCCTGCGTGGAGCATTTGTTCAGTCCAAATTCAGCTCG CGCATGTATCTGTCCGCTGCCACATGGTGTAGAGACATCTTTCTCTCGTCTCCTCTGCCACATCCTCTCTGCCACCTCCTCTCTGgacttgtgtgttttttctttttccaacatGGACCTGAGTAGAGCTGTACTACTGCTGCATAAAAAGGCTGTAACTATCCGAGTCCTGAGTGACAAGGACTATTCTGCCATCACTGGCTCTCAAATAGGGATTCTCCGTAAGGCTG GCATCTGCGTTCGATGCGATGTAGGCTCTGCATACATGCACCACAAGTTTGCAGTGGTGGACGGCCGGCTCCTCATCACCGGCTCCCTCAACTGGACGTTGACAGCAGTGCAGAGCAACTTTGAGAACATCCTCATCACGGAGGAGGCAGAGCTTGTCCAGCCCTTCATCAAGGAGTTCCACCGGTTATGGGTGCTCAATGATCCAGCCCGATTCTATAAGAACCTGATTAGCGATGACGAACACTGA